One genomic window of Chitinophagaceae bacterium includes the following:
- the thiS gene encoding sulfur carrier protein ThiS has translation MKIKINSNWLELENEKQLTALLKKLTLDKKSGMAVAVNASVVPKKEWPHFELQENDEVIIIEAAQGG, from the coding sequence ATGAAAATCAAAATCAACAGCAACTGGCTGGAACTTGAAAATGAAAAACAATTGACAGCATTGCTTAAAAAATTAACGCTTGACAAAAAAAGCGGGATGGCGGTTGCCGTAAATGCGTCAGTAGTGCCTAAGAAGGAGTGGCCGCATTTTGAATTGCAGGAAAATGATGAAGTCATCATTATTGAAGCAGCGCAGGGTGGATAA
- the thiC gene encoding phosphomethylpyrimidine synthase ThiC, translating to MKDQSKLPTASNITTTPFPASKKIFVKGKIHDIKVAMREITTEDEFETRNGTIKKEKVKVTVYDPSGPFTDPDVEVDVHKGLHRLRREWILGRGDVEELPVFSSEYANERLNDSQLSNIHFKNIPKPLRAKANNNVSQMAYAKRGIITPEMEYIAIRENQRSNELSDQYNGLRKQHAGESFGANIPDKFITPEFVRDEVAKGRAIIPANINHPESEPMIIGRNFLVKINANIGNSAVTSSIEEEVEKAVWACRWGADTIMDLSTGKNIHETREWIIRNSPVPIGTVPIYQALEKTGGVAEDLTWEIYRDTLIEQAEQGVDYFTVHAGVLLRYIPLTADRVTGIVSRGGSIMAKWCLSHHKESFLYTHFEDICDIMKAYDVSFSLGDGLRPGSIADANDRAQFAELDTLGELTKVAWKHDIQTMIEGPGHIPMQLIKVNMEKELAECHEAPFYTLGPLTTDIAPGYDHITSAIGAAMIGWFGCSMLCYVTPKEHLGLPNKKDVKDGVIAYKIAAHAADLAKGHPGAQLRDNALSKARFDFRWEDQFNLSLDPDTAREFHDETLPADNAKVAHFCSMCGPKFCSMKITQEVRDYAAQLKVNEEQLIEKGLAEKAKEFADAGGEIYVKQ from the coding sequence ATGAAAGATCAAAGTAAACTTCCTACCGCGTCAAATATCACCACGACGCCTTTTCCGGCATCAAAGAAAATATTTGTGAAAGGCAAAATTCATGACATCAAAGTTGCCATGCGCGAGATTACCACTGAAGATGAATTTGAAACCAGGAATGGTACCATAAAGAAAGAAAAAGTGAAAGTGACCGTGTATGATCCTAGTGGTCCGTTTACTGATCCTGATGTTGAAGTAGATGTTCACAAAGGTTTGCACAGGTTACGGCGCGAATGGATTCTTGGGAGAGGAGATGTGGAGGAATTGCCTGTTTTTTCTTCAGAGTATGCGAATGAGAGATTGAATGACAGCCAGCTCAGCAACATCCATTTCAAAAATATTCCAAAGCCGCTGCGGGCAAAAGCGAATAACAACGTTTCGCAAATGGCCTATGCTAAAAGGGGAATCATAACGCCTGAAATGGAGTACATCGCTATCCGCGAAAATCAGCGTTCAAATGAATTGAGTGATCAGTATAATGGACTGAGAAAGCAACATGCCGGAGAAAGTTTTGGTGCAAATATTCCTGATAAGTTTATTACACCTGAATTCGTACGTGATGAAGTTGCAAAAGGACGCGCCATTATTCCCGCCAATATCAATCATCCGGAAAGTGAACCAATGATTATTGGGCGTAATTTTTTAGTAAAGATCAATGCCAACATTGGCAATTCTGCAGTAACATCTTCTATTGAAGAAGAAGTTGAAAAGGCGGTTTGGGCATGTCGCTGGGGTGCCGATACTATTATGGATCTTTCTACCGGGAAAAATATTCATGAGACGCGTGAATGGATCATCCGCAATTCACCGGTACCTATCGGGACAGTTCCGATTTACCAGGCACTTGAAAAAACCGGTGGTGTAGCAGAAGATTTAACATGGGAAATCTATCGTGATACATTAATTGAGCAGGCAGAACAAGGTGTTGATTACTTCACTGTGCATGCCGGAGTCTTATTACGTTACATTCCGCTTACTGCTGATCGCGTAACCGGAATTGTTTCGCGTGGAGGCAGTATCATGGCGAAGTGGTGCCTTTCACATCACAAAGAAAGTTTTCTCTATACGCATTTCGAAGACATCTGCGATATCATGAAAGCGTATGATGTTTCTTTTTCATTAGGCGATGGATTGCGTCCCGGCAGTATTGCAGATGCCAATGACCGTGCGCAATTTGCTGAGCTGGATACACTGGGTGAACTGACAAAGGTTGCCTGGAAGCATGATATTCAAACTATGATAGAAGGGCCGGGACATATACCCATGCAACTTATAAAAGTGAATATGGAAAAAGAACTGGCTGAATGTCATGAAGCGCCGTTTTATACTTTGGGCCCGCTTACAACAGATATTGCTCCTGGTTATGATCATATTACATCTGCAATCGGCGCTGCGATGATTGGTTGGTTCGGTTGTTCGATGTTGTGTTATGTGACACCGAAAGAGCATTTGGGATTGCCTAATAAAAAGGACGTAAAAGATGGCGTGATTGCTTATAAAATTGCCGCGCATGCTGCCGATCTTGCTAAAGGCCATCCTGGAGCACAACTTCGCGACAATGCATTGAGCAAAGCGCGCTTTGATTTTCGATGGGAAGATCAGTTTAATCTTTCACTGGATCCGGATACGGCACGCGAGTTTCACGATGAAACGTTGCCTGCCGACAATGCTAAAGTGGCGCACTTCTGTTCCATGTGCGGACCTAAATTCTGTTCGATGAAAATTACACAGGAAGTGCGTGATTATGCAGCACAACTGAAGGTGAATGAAGAACAGTTGATTGAAAAGGGACTTGCAGAGAAAGCAAAAGAATTTGCAGATGCCGGTGGTGAAATTTATGTGAAGCAATAA
- a CDS encoding thiamine phosphate synthase, with product MKLILISDPDELADELKTVTALFEAGLERFHLRKPKYSTNKIRKYLDHVPPQYRDRIVIHSHHELSVTYNLAGIHVTEQHRRKNFLRTWMMRKYLKIRRPNLEITAGFHTLGSLKAEHQGYSYVFLSPVFDSISKIGYRSTFHEDSLLNVIRKSDYKVYALGGVDEERIEKAKEIGFYGVALLGSIWKSEEPLEKFKRIQQLCNSNGIT from the coding sequence ATGAAACTGATTTTGATCTCAGACCCGGATGAATTAGCCGATGAATTGAAAACGGTTACAGCATTATTTGAAGCAGGACTCGAAAGATTTCATTTACGGAAGCCCAAATATTCAACCAATAAAATACGTAAGTATCTTGATCACGTTCCTCCGCAATATCGTGACAGGATCGTGATCCATTCGCATCATGAACTAAGTGTTACATATAATCTCGCTGGCATTCATGTTACTGAGCAACACCGCAGAAAAAATTTTTTGCGAACATGGATGATGCGTAAATACCTGAAAATCCGAAGACCTAATCTTGAAATTACAGCAGGATTCCACACACTTGGTTCTTTAAAAGCGGAGCATCAGGGATATTCATATGTTTTTTTGAGTCCGGTGTTCGACAGTATTTCGAAAATAGGATACAGAAGCACATTTCATGAAGATTCATTACTGAATGTAATAAGGAAATCAGATTATAAAGTCTATGCCCTGGGAGGTGTGGATGAAGAAAGAATTGAAAAGGCGAAGGAAATCGGATTTTATGGAGTTGCCCTATTGGGCAGCATCTGGAAATCAGAGGAACCCTTAGAAAAATTTAAACGCATTCAACAGTTATGCAACAGCAACGGAATTACGTAA
- a CDS encoding hydroxymethylpyrimidine/phosphomethylpyrimidine kinase — protein sequence MQQQRNYVISVAGFDPSAGAGILADIKTFEQLGVYGLGVCSAITVQTEDQFQSVRWISSEEIISQLQLLLEKYEVDVMKIGIIENFEVLIKILLFLKENFPFVKIIWDPVLKASAGFEFHTAIHYSGFLECCKNVFLITPNTEEVCALLQQTDAFVAAEKLQSFTHVFLKSYKNPDGRVQDILFEENENYNYDTMLLNGFEKHGSGCVLAAAITSFLASGNDLRSSCELAKSYTFEFLKSAPGLLGAHHSIKQFANHA from the coding sequence ATGCAACAGCAACGGAATTACGTAATCAGCGTGGCAGGATTTGATCCTTCAGCAGGAGCCGGAATTCTGGCCGATATAAAAACCTTTGAACAACTGGGAGTTTATGGACTTGGGGTTTGCAGTGCTATTACTGTACAAACAGAAGATCAGTTTCAAAGTGTAAGATGGATTTCAAGTGAAGAAATAATTTCGCAATTGCAATTACTGCTTGAGAAATATGAGGTTGATGTTATGAAGATTGGAATTATAGAGAATTTTGAGGTGCTCATTAAAATACTCCTGTTTCTGAAAGAGAATTTTCCGTTTGTAAAGATTATTTGGGATCCTGTATTAAAGGCATCTGCAGGATTTGAATTTCATACCGCTATCCATTATTCAGGTTTTCTTGAATGTTGCAAAAATGTTTTTTTGATTACACCGAATACAGAGGAAGTGTGTGCATTGTTGCAGCAGACAGATGCTTTCGTTGCGGCAGAAAAACTGCAATCATTTACCCATGTTTTCCTGAAAAGTTATAAAAATCCCGATGGAAGAGTGCAGGATATCCTGTTTGAGGAAAATGAAAATTACAATTACGATACCATGTTATTGAATGGTTTTGAAAAGCATGGTTCAGGTTGCGTCTTAGCTGCCGCTATCACTTCATTTCTTGCATCAGGCAATGATTTAAGAAGCAGTTGTGAGCTGGCAAAGTCTTACACTTTTGAATTTTTGAAGAGCGCGCCGGGTTTGTTGGGAGCACATCATTCCATAAAACAATTTGCAAATCATGCATAG
- the thiE gene encoding thiamine phosphate synthase — MHRKISSLQYLTQDLPDFSHIEQVRMACDAGIEWIQLRMKNKSTDDYMKISAMARKITYDSGVKLIINDHVEIAGEVGADGVHLGREDMYWKAARIILGEDVLIGGSAHSWDELISLRDANVDYAGLGPFRFTSTKINLDEVLGLEGIISIMKLMQQHSFQLPVIAIGGIELNDVNDLIAAGVNGIAVSSAINKAANPRNALINFLESVKNSFSNHEKVNT; from the coding sequence ATGCATAGAAAAATTTCATCGTTGCAATATCTCACGCAGGACTTGCCGGATTTTTCGCATATAGAGCAAGTGCGGATGGCGTGCGATGCCGGCATTGAATGGATTCAGTTGCGGATGAAAAACAAATCAACTGATGACTATATGAAAATTTCGGCAATGGCGCGTAAGATTACATATGATTCAGGAGTTAAACTGATTATTAACGACCATGTAGAAATTGCGGGAGAAGTGGGAGCAGACGGAGTGCATTTAGGCCGGGAAGATATGTATTGGAAGGCGGCAAGAATAATTTTAGGCGAAGATGTACTAATTGGTGGGTCTGCACATTCATGGGATGAACTGATAAGCCTGCGGGATGCAAACGTGGATTATGCGGGCCTCGGACCATTTCGCTTTACCAGCACAAAAATAAATCTTGATGAAGTATTGGGGTTGGAAGGCATCATCAGCATTATGAAGCTGATGCAGCAACATTCTTTTCAATTGCCCGTGATTGCGATTGGTGGCATAGAATTGAATGACGTAAATGATTTGATAGCTGCTGGCGTAAACGGCATAGCAGTTTCATCTGCAATTAATAAAGCGGCAAATCCCCGAAATGCTTTAATTAATTTTTTGGAGTCAGTAAAAAATTCTTTTTCAAATCACGAAAAAGTCAACACATGA
- a CDS encoding thiazole synthase yields the protein MKDLIIAGQHFQSRLLLGTGKFSSKKTMAEAIEASGTQMVTVALKRVDVAKKEEDLGNYLKLLPIQLLPNTSGARNAKEAILAAQLGREALETNWLKLEIHPDPRYLFPDPIETLAAAETLVKLGFIVLPYINADAVLCKRLEDVGTAAVMPLGAPIGSNKGLQTKDMLEIIIRESKVPVIIDAGIGAPSHAAAALEMGADAVLVNTAIAVAQHPVNMAIAFKLGVEAGRIAYESKLGIASEFATASSPLTAFLEE from the coding sequence ATGAAAGATCTCATTATAGCAGGCCAGCATTTTCAATCACGGTTATTGTTGGGAACCGGAAAATTCAGTTCTAAAAAAACGATGGCGGAAGCCATAGAAGCTTCAGGCACTCAAATGGTAACTGTTGCATTGAAGCGGGTGGATGTGGCAAAGAAAGAAGAAGACCTGGGCAACTATTTAAAATTACTACCCATTCAACTTTTACCCAACACGAGTGGTGCACGGAATGCGAAGGAAGCTATACTCGCTGCGCAACTTGGACGCGAAGCGTTGGAAACAAATTGGTTGAAACTCGAAATTCATCCTGATCCGCGCTATCTTTTTCCGGATCCCATTGAAACATTGGCTGCGGCGGAAACACTGGTGAAGCTTGGATTTATTGTGTTACCATACATTAATGCTGATGCAGTTTTGTGTAAGCGTTTGGAAGATGTCGGTACTGCGGCGGTAATGCCTTTGGGTGCGCCGATTGGTTCAAATAAAGGTTTGCAAACGAAAGACATGCTGGAAATCATAATCCGTGAAAGCAAAGTTCCTGTGATTATTGATGCCGGTATTGGTGCTCCTTCGCATGCAGCGGCTGCACTTGAAATGGGTGCAGATGCTGTTTTGGTGAATACTGCAATTGCAGTTGCACAACATCCTGTAAACATGGCGATAGCATTTAAATTAGGAGTAGAAGCAGGAAGAATTGCCTATGAATCGAAGCTTGGCATTGCATCTGAATTTGCAACCGCAAGTAGCCCGCTTACAGCATTTTTAGAAGAGTGA
- the thiH gene encoding 2-iminoacetate synthase ThiH translates to MQAVNSVITKDFRNIFEQYSWDEVAERIYSMDAGDVKRALEKEGNGTPEDFMALISPAAESMLEQMAQLSHRLTLKRFGKVLQMYIPMYLSNECQNICTYCGFSFDNKIARVTLNEEQILREVEVIKKFGYDHILLVSGEANQTVGTEYFEKMIRLIRPYFSNIMLEVQPLEQDEYELLINAGVNTVLVYQETYHEENYKLYHPKGKKSNFNYRLQTPDRLGNAGVHRMGLGALLGLEDWRVDSFFTALHLDYLEKNYWKTKYSISFPRLRPAVGCQQPNHPMSDKQLVQLICAYRIFNENVELSLSTRESPVFRNHAIKLGITSISAGSKTDPGGYAGELHALEQFEISDERSPESVAAMIASQGYEPVWKDWDRSF, encoded by the coding sequence ATGCAAGCAGTAAATTCCGTGATAACGAAAGATTTCCGAAACATCTTCGAACAATATTCCTGGGATGAAGTAGCTGAACGTATTTATTCAATGGATGCCGGAGATGTTAAGCGTGCATTGGAGAAAGAAGGAAACGGAACACCGGAAGATTTTATGGCGCTTATTTCTCCTGCTGCTGAAAGCATGCTGGAACAAATGGCGCAATTAAGTCATCGTCTTACATTAAAAAGGTTTGGTAAGGTGCTGCAGATGTACATTCCCATGTATCTGTCGAATGAATGCCAGAATATTTGCACGTATTGCGGGTTTAGCTTCGACAACAAAATTGCACGCGTGACGCTGAATGAAGAGCAGATATTGCGCGAAGTGGAGGTGATCAAAAAATTCGGATACGATCATATTCTGCTGGTGAGCGGTGAAGCGAATCAAACGGTGGGCACGGAATATTTTGAAAAAATGATCCGGTTGATACGTCCATATTTTTCCAACATTATGCTGGAAGTGCAACCGTTGGAACAGGATGAATATGAACTGTTGATTAATGCGGGAGTAAATACAGTGCTTGTTTACCAGGAAACTTATCACGAAGAGAATTATAAATTATATCATCCGAAAGGAAAGAAAAGCAACTTCAATTATCGTCTGCAAACGCCCGACAGGTTAGGCAATGCCGGTGTGCATCGCATGGGCCTTGGTGCTTTGTTGGGATTGGAAGACTGGAGAGTGGATTCGTTTTTTACAGCGTTGCATCTTGACTACCTCGAAAAAAATTACTGGAAAACAAAATATTCTATTTCCTTTCCACGACTGAGACCTGCTGTTGGTTGTCAGCAGCCAAATCATCCGATGTCGGATAAACAATTGGTGCAGTTGATCTGCGCGTACAGAATCTTCAATGAAAATGTAGAGCTCTCACTTTCAACACGTGAATCACCTGTCTTCCGTAATCATGCAATTAAATTAGGCATCACTTCTATAAGTGCCGGTTCGAAAACTGATCCCGGAGGTTATGCTGGTGAATTGCATGCTCTGGAACAATTCGAAATTTCTGATGAACGTTCCCCTGAATCAGTTGCTGCGATGATAGCATCGCAGGGTTATGAACCTGTGTGGAAAGATTGGGACCGGTCTTTTTAA
- a CDS encoding rhodanese-like domain-containing protein, with translation MKEILPVDLKLMMQEGINYQLIDVREPAEREAVNIGGELIPLDELMSNIHKIDKDKPVIIYCKVGLRSHIAIQRLQEKYGYENLLNLKGGITAYLSM, from the coding sequence ATTAAAGAAATCTTACCAGTTGATCTGAAGTTGATGATGCAGGAAGGAATTAATTATCAACTGATTGATGTACGGGAACCTGCCGAACGTGAAGCTGTAAACATTGGAGGTGAATTAATTCCATTGGATGAACTGATGTCGAACATTCATAAAATTGACAAAGACAAACCTGTGATCATTTATTGCAAAGTGGGTTTGCGCAGTCACATTGCCATTCAACGGTTGCAGGAAAAATATGGTTATGAAAACCTGTTGAACCTGAAAGGCGGCATCACCGCTTATCTTTCAATGTAA
- a CDS encoding DUF3089 domain-containing protein, whose translation MIKQFSLLFLIVVLTSCGSKRYLLETRFEESPVPPPPDYSNADMWAALPSKKDPADSLPGKKFTNGEATATVDVFFIHPTIYTYKPTTPFQWNGDVNDAKLNSKTDNSTILYQASVFNGSCSIYAPRYRQAHITAFYTAKENDGKEALAIAYDDVKAAFEYYLEHYNNNRPIIIASHSQGTSHAYHLLKDFFMNDTLKNRLVAAYIIGMPVNPDSLKFLPPCNAPDQTGCYCTWNTFARDYYPAYYDNGLVHAICTNPLSWTTDSIYTAASLNEGGILRNFEKVHPNICDAQVHAGMLWINKPDFPGSKILNFKIYHLVDYNLFYSNIRTNVQQRIDTYWKAQSLH comes from the coding sequence ATGATTAAACAATTCTCACTTTTGTTCCTGATAGTTGTACTTACTTCGTGCGGATCAAAACGATATTTGCTGGAAACCCGATTCGAGGAGAGTCCTGTTCCACCACCCCCGGATTACAGCAACGCGGATATGTGGGCAGCCCTTCCTTCAAAAAAAGATCCGGCAGATAGCTTACCAGGAAAGAAATTTACAAATGGAGAAGCCACAGCAACAGTGGATGTTTTTTTTATTCATCCTACCATTTACACTTATAAACCGACTACGCCTTTTCAATGGAATGGTGATGTAAATGATGCAAAGCTCAATTCAAAAACAGATAACAGCACCATTCTTTACCAGGCAAGTGTGTTCAACGGATCATGTAGTATTTATGCTCCGCGCTACCGGCAGGCACACATCACTGCCTTTTATACTGCAAAAGAAAATGATGGGAAAGAAGCTCTCGCCATTGCGTATGATGATGTAAAAGCTGCCTTTGAATATTATTTAGAACATTATAATAATAACAGACCTATCATTATAGCATCACACAGCCAGGGAACATCGCACGCTTATCATTTGCTGAAAGATTTTTTCATGAACGATACTCTGAAAAACAGGCTGGTGGCCGCATATATAATAGGTATGCCCGTTAATCCTGATTCGTTGAAATTTTTACCACCCTGTAATGCCCCTGATCAAACAGGTTGCTATTGTACCTGGAATACGTTCGCAAGGGATTATTATCCTGCTTACTACGACAATGGATTAGTACATGCGATCTGCACCAATCCGCTTTCATGGACTACTGATTCGATCTATACTGCGGCAAGCTTAAACGAAGGTGGAATACTCAGGAACTTTGAAAAAGTGCATCCGAATATTTGTGATGCACAGGTGCATGCAGGCATGTTGTGGATTAATAAACCGGATTTTCCCGGAAGCAAAATTCTGAATTTCAAAATTTACCATCTCGTGGATTATAACCTGTTCTATTCCAATATTCGCACAAACGTGCAACAGCGGATTGATACGTATTGGAAAGCGCAATCTTTACATTGA
- a CDS encoding prolipoprotein diacylglyceryl transferase, whose amino-acid sequence MYPNLGYLFEDLFNTKLSGPFTLLYALQSFGFMMAMAFLAAAWTLYLEVKRKENEKLLLPVPRKVIIGGPASVADLVINGITGFIIGFKLIAIALDLKDFTDNPQSFILSSRGNLMGGLAVGALLVYLKYREKEKERLPKPEEKIVQVWPRQMIGDITIVAAISGLLGAKVFDNLEHLDAFLKDPIGSMLSFSGLAFYGGLIFGAAGCLYFCYRNKLSMLHMLDAAAPGLILAYGVGRIGCQVAGDGDWGIDNLSAKPGWFIFPDWAWAFNYAHNVNQDGIPIPGCEGKYCYMLANPVFPTPLYEIVASLLIFSFLWMIRKRITIPGMLFSIYLILGGIERFFIEKIRVDIKYHIAGFTATQAQIIAIFMIVIGIAGIIFFRRKTSRSLPVS is encoded by the coding sequence ATGTACCCCAACTTAGGATACCTCTTCGAAGACCTTTTTAATACCAAATTAAGCGGACCGTTCACATTGCTGTATGCGCTGCAGAGTTTCGGATTTATGATGGCCATGGCATTTCTGGCTGCAGCATGGACATTGTATCTTGAAGTAAAGCGAAAAGAAAATGAAAAGTTATTGCTGCCTGTTCCACGCAAGGTGATAATTGGCGGACCTGCAAGTGTAGCAGACTTAGTTATAAATGGTATTACCGGATTTATCATCGGATTCAAACTGATTGCAATTGCACTTGATCTTAAAGATTTTACTGATAATCCTCAGTCCTTCATCCTCTCATCGAGAGGAAACCTGATGGGTGGTCTCGCAGTGGGTGCATTACTGGTCTACCTCAAATACCGTGAAAAGGAAAAAGAGCGGCTGCCGAAACCGGAAGAAAAAATTGTGCAGGTGTGGCCACGGCAAATGATCGGCGACATTACGATTGTAGCTGCCATCAGTGGTTTACTCGGTGCCAAGGTTTTTGATAACCTCGAACATCTCGATGCATTCCTGAAAGATCCAATTGGCTCTATGCTTTCCTTTAGCGGACTGGCTTTCTATGGGGGGCTCATTTTTGGTGCAGCAGGTTGCCTTTATTTTTGTTATAGAAATAAGTTATCAATGCTGCACATGCTGGATGCCGCAGCTCCAGGCCTGATCCTGGCCTATGGTGTCGGCAGAATTGGTTGCCAGGTTGCAGGAGATGGCGATTGGGGAATTGATAACCTCAGTGCAAAACCGGGTTGGTTTATTTTTCCCGATTGGGCCTGGGCTTTTAACTATGCCCACAATGTAAACCAGGATGGCATTCCAATTCCGGGTTGCGAAGGAAAGTATTGTTACATGCTTGCAAATCCTGTATTCCCCACTCCGCTCTATGAAATAGTTGCTTCCTTGCTGATCTTTTCTTTTTTATGGATGATCCGGAAAAGAATAACCATTCCGGGAATGCTGTTTTCCATCTACCTGATTCTTGGTGGCATTGAACGTTTCTTCATCGAAAAAATCCGTGTTGACATCAAATATCATATTGCAGGATTCACTGCTACACAAGCGCAAATCATTGCGATCTTCATGATCGTAATAGGCATCGCAGGAATTATTTTCTTTCGTAGAAAAACTTCCCGCTCGCTTCCTGTCTCATGA
- the mtaB gene encoding tRNA (N(6)-L-threonylcarbamoyladenosine(37)-C(2))-methylthiotransferase MtaB, translating into MLSGKKIAFHTLGCKLNFSETSTIARILEKDGFTKVKLEETPDVVLINTCSVTENADKECRQIVRKALKYSPEAQVIVIGCYAQLKPEEIATIEGVDLVLGAKEKFRLADYLKVLPAKKSNSEKGSIYSCDVNDVLFFESSYSLGERTRAFLKVQDGCDYSCTYCTIPLARGKSRSDTISHAVEQANLLAYLGIKEIVLTGVNIGDFGIQNPLSGKRPETFFELVKELDRQKSIERFRISSIEPNLLKDEIIEFVAQSKRFMPHFHIPLQSGSDTILKRMKRRYVSTLYTERVAKIKSLMPHCCIGVDVITGFPGETEEEFMKTYQFINELDVSYLHVFTYSERDHTEAASLDGKVPIQIRQERTKMLRILSEKKRQDFYQKQIGSTRNVLFENPSSPDYQEGFTDNYIKIKVKQNESLAGVLSTVHLKKLDGDWLEGELEIELKPTPADRPTVMLS; encoded by the coding sequence ATGCTTTCCGGAAAAAAGATTGCTTTTCATACCCTTGGATGCAAGCTGAATTTTTCAGAGACTTCTACTATTGCAAGAATATTAGAAAAGGACGGATTTACAAAAGTGAAGTTGGAAGAAACACCGGATGTGGTGTTGATCAATACCTGTTCGGTAACAGAAAATGCTGACAAAGAATGCAGGCAGATTGTTCGTAAGGCACTAAAATATTCTCCTGAAGCACAGGTAATTGTGATCGGTTGTTATGCTCAACTCAAACCCGAAGAAATTGCAACCATTGAAGGGGTAGATCTTGTATTGGGTGCAAAAGAAAAATTCCGGCTGGCTGATTACCTTAAAGTATTGCCTGCCAAGAAATCAAATTCAGAAAAAGGAAGTATTTATTCATGCGATGTTAACGATGTGCTCTTTTTTGAAAGCAGCTATTCATTAGGTGAACGCACACGTGCTTTTCTGAAAGTGCAGGATGGCTGCGATTACAGTTGCACCTATTGTACAATTCCTTTAGCTCGTGGAAAAAGTCGCAGCGATACTATTTCGCATGCTGTAGAACAGGCTAACTTACTGGCATACCTGGGTATCAAAGAAATTGTGCTTACCGGAGTGAACATCGGTGATTTTGGAATACAGAATCCCTTATCAGGAAAAAGGCCGGAAACATTTTTCGAACTGGTTAAAGAACTCGACCGGCAAAAAAGTATTGAACGGTTTCGCATTTCATCTATTGAACCCAATTTGCTGAAAGACGAAATCATTGAATTTGTCGCGCAATCAAAACGCTTCATGCCGCATTTTCACATTCCCTTGCAGTCAGGATCAGATACTATTTTAAAAAGGATGAAACGTCGTTATGTTTCTACTCTGTATACAGAACGCGTTGCAAAAATAAAATCGCTGATGCCACATTGCTGTATTGGCGTAGATGTGATTACCGGATTTCCAGGGGAGACTGAGGAGGAGTTTATGAAGACTTATCAGTTCATCAACGAGCTTGATGTGAGTTACCTCCATGTATTCACTTATTCAGAACGCGATCATACGGAAGCAGCGTCCCTGGATGGAAAAGTTCCCATACAAATCCGGCAAGAACGCACCAAAATGCTGCGCATTCTCTCAGAAAAAAAGCGGCAGGATTTCTACCAAAAGCAAATTGGTTCAACGAGAAATGTGTTGTTTGAAAATCCATCGTCACCAGATTATCAGGAAGGCTTCACAGATAATTATATCAAGATAAAAGTGAAACAGAATGAATCGCTTGCCGGTGTATTATCTACCGTACATCTGAAAAAATTGGATGGCGATTGGTTGGAAGGGGAATTAGAAATTGAACTTAAACCAACTCCTGCAGATCGCCCAACAGTCATGCTTTCCTGA